The Streptomyces sp. NBC_01276 genome contains the following window.
AGCGCCAAGGCCATCCCGCTGAACGCGCAGGTCCGCGAGGCCCTGGGCATCGAGGCGGGCGTCGCCAAGATGACCCCGGCCGACCTGATGAAGGCCATCCTCCAGGCCCCCGTGGACCTGCTGTGGAACGGCGGCATCGGCACGTACGTCAAGGCGACCGCCGAGACCCACGCCGACGTCGGCGACAAGGCCAACGACGCCATCCGCGTCAACGGCTCCGACGTCCGCGCCCAGGTCATCGGCGAGGGCGGCAACCTGGGCCTGACCCAGCTCGGCCGCATCGAGTTCGCCCGCACCGGCGCCGGCGGCGAGGGCGGCAAGGTCAACACCGACGCCATCGACAACAGCGCGGGCGTGGACACCTCCGACCACGAGGTGAACATCAAGATCCTGCTCAACGCGGTCGTCGCGGACGGGGACATGACCGTCAAGCAGCGCAACAAGCTGCTCGCCGAGATGACCGACGAGGTGGGCCACCTCGTCCTGCGCAACAACTACGCGCAGAACACCGCGCTCGCCAACGGCGCCGCCCAGGCGCCCAGCCTGCTCCACGCCCAGCAGCGCTTCATGCGCCGTCTGGAGCGGGCGGGCCTGCTCGACCGGGGGCTGGAGTTCCTGCCCGCCGACCGGCAGATCCGCGAGCTGCTGAGCAACGGCAAGGGCCTGACCCAGCCGGAGCTGGCCGTGCTGTTCGCCTACACCAAGATCACGGTGGCGGGCGAACTCATCGGCACCGAGCTGCCGGACGACCCGTACCTGCGCCGCCTGCTGCACGCGTACTTCCCGGGCGCCCTGCTCTCCAGGTTCCAGGAGCAGATCGACGCCCACGCGCTGCGCCGGGAGATCATCACCACCCTGCTGGTCAACGACACCGTCAACACCGGCGGTTCGACCTTCCTGCACCGTCTGAAGGAAGAGACCGGCGCCTCCACGGAGGAGATCGTCCGGGCGCAGCTCGCGGCCCGCGAGATCTTCGGCCTGGCCGATGTGTGGGACGCGGTCGAGGCCCTCGACAACAAGGTCGCCGCCGACGTCCAGACCCGGGTGCGCCTGCACTCGCGGCGCCTGGTCGAGCGCGGTACGCGCTGGCTGCTCAACAACCGGCCGCAGCCCCTGCAGATCACCGAGACCATCGAGCTGTTCGCGGCCCGGGTCGAGCAGGTGTGGTCGGAGCTGCCGAAGCTGGTGCGCGGCGCCGACCTGGAGTGGTACGGGTCGATCCTGGACGAGCTGACCGGCGAGGGCGTGCCGGAGGAGCTCGCGGCGAAGGTGGCCGGCTTCTCGTCCGCCTTCCCGACGCTGGACATCGTCGCCATCGCCGACCGGACCGGCGTGGACCCCCTCGACGTCGCCGAGGTGTACTACGACCTCGCCGACCGACTGGACATCACGCAGCTGATGGACCGGATCATCGAGCTCCCGCGGTCCGACCGCTGGCAGTCGATGGCCCGTGCCTCCATCCGCGAGGACCTGTTCGCGGCGCACGCCGCGCTGACCGCCGACGTGCTGGCGGCCGGCAACGGCACTTCGACCCCCGAGGAGCGCTTCAAGCTCTGGGAGGAGAAGAACGCGGCGATCATCGGCCGGGCCCGGACGACCCTGGACGAGATCCGGGGCTCGGACGACTTCGACCTGGCGAACCTGTCCGTGGCGATGCGCACCATGCGCTCGCTGCTGCGCGCGCACAGCTGAGTGACGCCCCCTTCGGGGGGTGGGTGAACGGGCGGCCCGGGACCATCGGTCCCGGGCCGCCCGTCGTGCGTTCCGTCGCAGGTCATAGGCCTTTCGGTCCAACACGACGGCAGGGGGCGGGCAGTGCGGATCGAACGACACCAGGTGGACGGGGCCGCGGCGGACGCGACGCAGGAGGAGTTCGTCGACCGGATCGGCTCCATCACGCGCAGCATGTCGCGGGCCGGCCGGATGACCACCTTCGACTGGCAGATGATCTCCGAGGAGTTCCTCGACCGGCTCGGCGTCCTCTCGCTGGCCGACCCCGGCCTCGGCACCCCGGAGGCCGGGGCCGTGCTGGCGGCCGCGGCCGAAGCGGCCGCGGGCGCCGTCCGGTTCGCCGCCTATTACGCCTACGACTCCTTCCACGTGTCGCTCGGCCACGTGAACTTCGGCATGGGCTACCGGGGCGGCGACGCCGGGGACCGCGAGGACATCACCGCCGGGGACTGGCTCGACGCCTACTGCCTCGCGGTGCTCACGGACGGCACGGGGCGGGACGGCGAGGCCTTCCACTTCGCCCGGGAGGCCTTCCGGGAGGACGGGGCGGGCCGTCCCGCGACGGAGCTCGTCGCCCGCACCCGGACACCCTCGCCCTGGACGTGCTGCGCGCCCTGGCCGCGGGCCAGGAGGAGGCGTACGGGGACGGGCTCGTGCGGCTGCTGCGCCGGCACGCCGAGACCTCCGGTCCCACGGGCGGGCCCCGGAGCCTGCTGCCGCTGGTGCCGGTCGCGCTGGCCGCGCTCGGTCACCGCGACCACGGCTGGTGGCCGCCCGTCGACATCGACTACCTGCCGTACGCACTGTACGAGGGCTACGAGGCCGACTCGGAGCGTTCCATCCGCGCGGCGTACCTCCCGGAGGACGGCGGGCGGCCGGACGCGCGGAAGCTGGTCGGTGCGCTGGATGATCAGGAGAGGCCGCTCATGATCCTCGCCTCGCGCGGGCCGGACGCCACGGACGAACAGGTGCGAGGGGTGCGGCGGCCCGCGCAGCTGGGTGCCGCGCTGTTCCGCACGACGCCGGCCGAACCGGACACGGAGGTCGTCTCCACCGTCGACGGCCACGGCGTCACCCACCCGGCGCACCGGGTCGACCGGGCCGGGCTCACCCAGTGGCTGGCCGCCACGCACTTCGCCCTGATCTCCGGAGCGCCCGAGGACCTGGCCCCGCTCGTGGCGGCGGGCCCGCCGGGGCTCGGGTCGGGCAGTCCCGCCTACGCCGGGTACTGCGAGGCGCTGCACGCGCACCTGAGCGGTGGGGACCCGCGCCCGGCGGCCGAGCGGGCCGTGGCGGCGTACGCGAAGGAGAAGCCGACGGGCTTCCTCCCGCCGCCGTCGGTGCTGCTGTCCCAGTTCGTCGAGGGGGACGAGGAGAGCTTCGGGCTCGCGCTGCTCGACGCCCTGGAGGCCCACCGCGACCACCACGCGGTCGCCGATCGGGCCGGGAAGACCGGTGCCGTGCTCGACCTCGGCGTCCTGGCCCTGGCCTGCCACGCCCGGCGCCGCGGCCGGCGGGTTCCGGTGGCGTCGCCCTACCTGCCGCCGCGGCTGCTGACCGCGGCCGGGCCCCTCGTCGCGCGCTGAGGGGTGGCGGGGTGCCCGGCCGGCAGCGCGGCGGGGCGGCCGGGTGGGTCAGCCGCGCGAGGTGAAGGCCTCGTAGGCGTCGCATACCTCCTTGGAGGGGCCGTCCATGCGCAGGACGCCCGATTCCAGCCAGATCGCGCGGTCGCAGGTCTCGCGGACCGTTCCGATGCCGTGGCTGACGAGGAAGACGGTGCCCGCGCGGGCGCGCAGTTCCTCGATGCGGGCCTGGCTGCGGCGCTGGAAGGCGGCGTCGCCGGTGGCCAGGGCCTCGTCGATCATCAGGACGTCGTGGTCCTTGGCGGCGGCGATGGAGAACCGCAGCCGGGCGCCCATGCCGGAGGAGTAGGTGCGCATGGGCAGGGAGATGAAGTCGCCCTTCTCGTTGATGCCGGAGAAGTCGACGATGTCCTGGTAGCGCTCGCGGATCTGCCGGCGGGTCATGCCCATCGCGAGTCCGCCGAGGACCACGTTGCGCTCGCCGGTGAGGTCGTTCATCAGGGCCGCGTTCACGCCCAGCAGCGAGGGCTGGCCGTGCGAGTAGACCGCCCCGGAGGCCACGGGCTGGAGTCCGGCGATGGCCTTGAGGAGGGTGGACTTGCCGGAGCCGTTGGAGCCGATGAGGCCGATCGCCTCGCCCTTGTAGGCGGTGAAGCTGACGCCCTTGACGGCGTGCACCTCACGGACGCCGGGTGCCTGCCGGCGCGAGAAGATCCGGCTGAGGGCGGCGGTGGCGCCCCCCTTGCGGGTGCCGGCGCCGTGCACCTTGTAGATGACGTGGACCTCGTCGGCGATCACGGTCGGGACGCGGGTGCCGGCCGTCGTGCGGTCGGTGGACGTCGCGTCGCGGGTCAGGGTGTCAGCCACGGCCGTACTCCTCCTCTGCCTTCCAGAAGTAGACGAACCCGCCGACGCCGGCGAGCAGGGCCCAGCCGATGGCGATCGGCCAGACGTGGTGGGGCAGCGAGGCGGCCTTGAAGCTGTCGATCAGCGCGAAGCGCATGAGGTCGATGTAGACGGCCGCCGGGTTGGTCTTGAGCAGCAGGGTGATCCAGTGCGGCAGGTGGTCCGTCTTGAGGATGGAGTCGATGGACCACATCACGCCGGAGGAGTACATCCAGGTGCGCAGGACGAACGGCATCAGCTGGCTGACGTCCGGGTTCTTGCTGCCGATGCGGGCCATGACCATGGCGCAGCCCGCGCAGAAGACGGCCATCAGGAAGAGCGCCGGGAGGGCGATCAGCCAGGCCGGGCCGGGGGTCTGGCCGAAGGCCAGGAGCAGGACGACCAGGGCGCCCATGGTGACGAGCAGCTGCTGGAAGAGCTGCACGACGGAGGAGATGGGCAGGCTGGCGCGGGGGAAGTGCAGGGCGCGGACCAGGCCGAGGTTGCCGTGGACGGCGCGGGTGCCGGCGTTGACGGAGCTGCCGATGAAGTCCCAGACGAAGACGCCGGTGATCAGGAACGGCAGGTAGTCCGGCACGCCGTGGCTGGCGTGCATGACGACGCCGAAGATGAAGTAGTAGACGGCCGCGTTGAGCAGCGGGGTCATCAGGTGCCAGACCTGGCCGAGCTTGGCCGTGCTGTACGTGGCCTGCATGCGGGCGCCGGCGTACGCCGTCACGAAGTGGCGGCGGCCCCAGAGCTGCGCCAGGTAGCGGGGCAGGGAGGGGCGGGCGCCGCTGACGGTCAGGCCGTGGGCTGCCGCCAGCTCTGCGGGGCTCTGCGGTGCGGTAACGGTGGTCACGGTCACGGGGGAGTCGCTTTCGACGGGGGCGGGGCGTCGCTGGCGGGGGTGCCTCCCAGCGGAGACTGGGGACGGGACGGGTCCGTATCGTCGCTACGTGGAGCGTAGGGCCCTCGACGTCGGAACGCAACCGTATCGTCGTGACGTGGCCGCCGCTATGCTCTGTGCATGACCACCGAGCCCTCCCCCGCCCCCGCCCGCCGCGCCCCCGCCGGGGCCGCCGTCCTGCGCGAGGACGTGACCGAGGCGATCCGGGCCGCGGTCGTCGAGGAACTCGCGGCGGTCGGCTTCGCCCGGATGTCCATCGAGGGCATCGCCCGGCGCGCCGGGGTCGGCAAGACCGCCGTGTACCGGCGCTGGAAGTCCAAGCTCCACCTGGTGCTCGACCTGGTGGGCGCCTTCGCCGCCGACGGCCTGCCGGTGCCGGCCACCGGGTCCCTGTACGGGGACCTGCGGGCCCTGCTGGAGGTCATGTCCCACGTACTGCGCCACCCCGTGGCCTCGGCGGTCATCCCCGACCTGCTCGTGGAGGCCGCCCGGAACCCGGAGATCGCCGACGCGGTGCGCGGGGCCCTCCTCGACGGCCAGCGCCGGCTCGCCGAGGGGATCGTCGCCGAGGCCGTCGAGCGGGGCGAACTGCCCGCGACGGCCTGCCCGGAGCGGGCGCTGGACCTGGCGATCGGGCCGCTGTACTGGCGGCAGGTGGTCGTGCGCGACGCCGTGCCGGCCGGCTACCTCGACGACCTGGCGCGCGCGGTCGTGGCGGGGCTGCGGGCCGGCTGACCGGACGCGTCAGAACGCGTAGCGGTGCGCCGGCGTCGCTTCCGGGGCCTGGGACGGGGCCGGCGGGGCGGGGTGGCGGTCCTCCGGCGGAGTGATCGCCGGGAGGGGCGCCGACTGCCCCAGGAAGACCCGGCGGACCACCCGTTCCGCCGCGTGCCCGTCGTCGAAGGAGCAGAACCGCGACCTGAAGGCGGAACGCAGCTGCGCCGAGCGCGACCCCTGCCAGTGGCCGGTGGCGAAGATGTCCACGAGCTCGTCCTCGGTGCGCGCGACCGCCCCCGGCGGGCACGCCCGCAGGTCGAAGTAGGTCCCGCGGGCTGCCTCGTACGCCTCCCAGTCGTCCGCGTGGATCACGATCGGCCGGTCCAGCACCGCGTAGTCGAACATCAGGGACGAGTAGTCCGTGACCAGCGCGTCCGAGGCCAGGCAGAGCTCCTCCACCGACGGGTGGGCGGAGACGTCGATCAGCCGCGGGTGCGGGTCCCACGGCCGGTCCCTGCCCGCGTACGTCAGGTGCGTGCGGGCGAGCAGCGTGAAGCGCGGGCCCAGGTCCCGCAGGACCCGCTCGAAGTCCAGGTGCTCGGGCCGGCTGCGGCGGTAGTCGCGGTGCGTCGGGGCGTAGAGGACGGCCGTGGAACCCGGCGGGACGCCCAGGCGTTCGCGCAGCTCCAGCACGTCGGACCGGGTGGCCCGGTGGAAGACGTCGTTGCGCGGATAGCCGTATTCGAGGGTGGTGTACGAGGACGGCACCGCCCGCTCCCAGACCAGGGTGGAGTGCCGGTTCGAGGAGAGCAGGTAGTCCCACTGGTCGGCGCCGCGCAGCAGGCCGGCGAAGTCCGGGGTCGGGGTGGCCGCCGGACGGTCCTGGAGATCGAGGCCGACCCGCTTGAGCGGGGTGCCGTGCTGGGTCTGCACCAGGATCTGCCCCGGGCGCTTGACCAGGGCGCGGTCGAAGTTGACGTTCGTGGTGAGGTACGTCGCGCGGGCCAGGGCCGTCCAGTACGCGGCCGAGCCCGGCCGCAGCGGGGTGGTCTCGGGCGGGAGCGTCGGGGTGTGCCGGGGGTCGCAGATCCACGCCGTGCGCATCCGAGGGGCCAGTTCCCGCAGCTTCGCCTCGATCGCCGCCGGGTTGCAGGCGTAGCCGCCGTGCCAGTACGCGGAGAACACCGCCAGTTCCGGGCGCAGCGGCAGCAGGCGCTGGATCCGGTAGTGCAGGCGCAGACAGGACTCGCGCACCCCCCGCACCGGCGCGGCCCCCGCCCGGCCCGCCGCCAGGGACGCCGAGCGCAGCACGGACAGCAGCCGGTAGGCGCGCCGCAGGCCCAGCCGCATCAGGGCGTGCCGCAGCCGGTCCGTGCGGGACGGGGACGGCGGCAGGGAGCCGGAGCCCGCGCCGGTGGCCCGGTGGCGGCGCAGCAGGGCCGAGGCCCGCGCGAAGAACTCGGGGCGGGCGCCGTGGGGGATGCGGCCGCGGTGGGCGTACAGGACGCAGAAGTGCTCGGCCATCCGCCGGTGCACGGCCGGCCGCCAGCGCTCCAGCTCCGGGCGGGTGGCGAGGTAGCCGAAGACCCGCTCGTACTGGTCGAAGACGTCGAGGTGGCGGCGGGTGGAGGTGGTCAGGATCGAGCCGGTGCGGCGCTGGCGGTAGTGGACGCAGACCCGGTCGAGGACGGCCAGGGACTCGGCGGCCAGCAGTGCCGGATAGGTCCAGGGGGTGTCCTCGTAGAAGCCGGGCGGGAACGAGAGGCCCTCGCGCTCCACGTACACGCGGCGGTACGCCTTGTTCCACACCACCATCAGCATGCCGAGGAGGGAGGGGCGGTCGGCGAGGCGGAAGCTGGCCGGGCCCTCTTCGCGGAGGCGGTGCGCGAGCCGGTTGCGGACCAGTTCGCCGGTCCAGAAGGAGCGGGCGTAGTCGTAGACCAGGACGTCGGGGGAGCCCGTGGCCTTGAGCCGGTCGGTGATGGCCTGGAGGGCGCCGGGGGCCAGGGTGTCGTCGCCGTCGAGGAAGAGCACGTAGTCGCCGCCCGCGCGGGCCAGACCCGCGTTGCGGGCCGGGCCCAGGCCGAGGTTGTGCGCCAGGTGCACGGCGGTGACCCGGGGGTCGCGCGCCGCGTACTCGTCGATGATCGCGCCGCAGGCGTCCGGGGAGGCGTCGTCGACCGCGATCAGCTCCAGATCCGGGTACGACTGGGACAGGACCGAGTCCAGGCTCTCCTGGAGGTACGCCTGAACCTTGTACGCGGGCACGATGACGCTGAACCGGGGCACGGCACATCCAGGGGTCGGCGCGGGCATGTGGCCCAGCAACCGCGGGCGCGGCGTTCGGGTTACGCACGGTGTGGCAATCGGGTTACCCGGCGTCAACACCGCACGTCAATGCCTTGATCACGCTGCTACTTGACGGCTCCGGCCATCACCCCCGTCACGAACTGCCGCTGGAACGCGAAGAAGACGACGAGCGGCACCACCATCGACAGGAAGGCCCCGGGCGCCAGGACGTCGATGTTGTTCCCGAACTGCCGCACCTGCTGCTGGAGCGCCACCGTGACGGGCGGGTGCGCCGAGTCCGCGAACACCAGCGCCACCAGCATGTCGTTCCACACCCACAAGAACTGGAAGATGCCGAGCGAGGCGATCGCCGGACCGCCCAGCGGGAGCACCACCCGCGCGAACAGCCGCAGTTCGCCCGCGCCGTCCAGGCGCGCCGCCTCCAGCAGCTCGCGCGGGATCTCCGCGAAGAAGTTGCGCAGCAGGAACACCGCGAAGGGCAGGCCGAAGGCGGTGTGGAAGAGGACCACCCCCGCCGTGGTCTCGAACAGGCCGATGGCCCCGAAGAGTTCGGACACCGGGATCAGCGCCACCTGTACGGGAACCACCAACAGGCCCACGACGACCAGGAAGAGCCAGTCCCGGCCCGGGAACTCCAGCCAGGCGAAGGCGTATCCGGCGAGCGAGCCCAGCACGAGCACGAGCAGGGTCGCCGGAACGGCGATGGCCACCGTGTTCAGCAGCGAGCCGGTGATGGTGTCGTTGGCCAGCAGCCGGGCGTAGTTCGTCGCCGTCAGCTTCGAGGGCGCGGTCAGCGCCCGCCACCAGCCGCCCGTGTTGAGGTCGGTGGGGGACAGGAAC
Protein-coding sequences here:
- a CDS encoding ABC transporter permease, with protein sequence MTVTTVTAPQSPAELAAAHGLTVSGARPSLPRYLAQLWGRRHFVTAYAGARMQATYSTAKLGQVWHLMTPLLNAAVYYFIFGVVMHASHGVPDYLPFLITGVFVWDFIGSSVNAGTRAVHGNLGLVRALHFPRASLPISSVVQLFQQLLVTMGALVVLLLAFGQTPGPAWLIALPALFLMAVFCAGCAMVMARIGSKNPDVSQLMPFVLRTWMYSSGVMWSIDSILKTDHLPHWITLLLKTNPAAVYIDLMRFALIDSFKAASLPHHVWPIAIGWALLAGVGGFVYFWKAEEEYGRG
- a CDS encoding immunity 49 family protein, with amino-acid sequence MILASRGPDATDEQVRGVRRPAQLGAALFRTTPAEPDTEVVSTVDGHGVTHPAHRVDRAGLTQWLAATHFALISGAPEDLAPLVAAGPPGLGSGSPAYAGYCEALHAHLSGGDPRPAAERAVAAYAKEKPTGFLPPPSVLLSQFVEGDEESFGLALLDALEAHRDHHAVADRAGKTGAVLDLGVLALACHARRRGRRVPVASPYLPPRLLTAAGPLVAR
- a CDS encoding carbohydrate ABC transporter permease; translated protein: MSTPTAVGRIAARAAAGATRVFLVLAALFWLLPTLGLLISSFLSPTDLNTGGWWRALTAPSKLTATNYARLLANDTITGSLLNTVAIAVPATLLVLVLGSLAGYAFAWLEFPGRDWLFLVVVGLLVVPVQVALIPVSELFGAIGLFETTAGVVLFHTAFGLPFAVFLLRNFFAEIPRELLEAARLDGAGELRLFARVVLPLGGPAIASLGIFQFLWVWNDMLVALVFADSAHPPVTVALQQQVRQFGNNIDVLAPGAFLSMVVPLVVFFAFQRQFVTGVMAGAVK
- a CDS encoding CDP-glycerol glycerophosphotransferase family protein — protein: MPRFSVIVPAYKVQAYLQESLDSVLSQSYPDLELIAVDDASPDACGAIIDEYAARDPRVTAVHLAHNLGLGPARNAGLARAGGDYVLFLDGDDTLAPGALQAITDRLKATGSPDVLVYDYARSFWTGELVRNRLAHRLREEGPASFRLADRPSLLGMLMVVWNKAYRRVYVEREGLSFPPGFYEDTPWTYPALLAAESLAVLDRVCVHYRQRRTGSILTTSTRRHLDVFDQYERVFGYLATRPELERWRPAVHRRMAEHFCVLYAHRGRIPHGARPEFFARASALLRRHRATGAGSGSLPPSPSRTDRLRHALMRLGLRRAYRLLSVLRSASLAAGRAGAAPVRGVRESCLRLHYRIQRLLPLRPELAVFSAYWHGGYACNPAAIEAKLRELAPRMRTAWICDPRHTPTLPPETTPLRPGSAAYWTALARATYLTTNVNFDRALVKRPGQILVQTQHGTPLKRVGLDLQDRPAATPTPDFAGLLRGADQWDYLLSSNRHSTLVWERAVPSSYTTLEYGYPRNDVFHRATRSDVLELRERLGVPPGSTAVLYAPTHRDYRRSRPEHLDFERVLRDLGPRFTLLARTHLTYAGRDRPWDPHPRLIDVSAHPSVEELCLASDALVTDYSSLMFDYAVLDRPIVIHADDWEAYEAARGTYFDLRACPPGAVARTEDELVDIFATGHWQGSRSAQLRSAFRSRFCSFDDGHAAERVVRRVFLGQSAPLPAITPPEDRHPAPPAPSQAPEATPAHRYAF
- a CDS encoding ABC transporter ATP-binding protein; amino-acid sequence: MADTLTRDATSTDRTTAGTRVPTVIADEVHVIYKVHGAGTRKGGATAALSRIFSRRQAPGVREVHAVKGVSFTAYKGEAIGLIGSNGSGKSTLLKAIAGLQPVASGAVYSHGQPSLLGVNAALMNDLTGERNVVLGGLAMGMTRRQIRERYQDIVDFSGINEKGDFISLPMRTYSSGMGARLRFSIAAAKDHDVLMIDEALATGDAAFQRRSQARIEELRARAGTVFLVSHGIGTVRETCDRAIWLESGVLRMDGPSKEVCDAYEAFTSRG
- a CDS encoding TetR/AcrR family transcriptional regulator, with the translated sequence MTTEPSPAPARRAPAGAAVLREDVTEAIRAAVVEELAAVGFARMSIEGIARRAGVGKTAVYRRWKSKLHLVLDLVGAFAADGLPVPATGSLYGDLRALLEVMSHVLRHPVASAVIPDLLVEAARNPEIADAVRGALLDGQRRLAEGIVAEAVERGELPATACPERALDLAIGPLYWRQVVVRDAVPAGYLDDLARAVVAGLRAG